The proteins below come from a single Candidatus Cloacimonadota bacterium genomic window:
- a CDS encoding tetratricopeptide repeat-containing sensor histidine kinase, with the protein MKSIAEIRRILKSDQIDIAEKTDLYFLLAARYFTNDNKNCIEQIKNFLKMQKECEISSEKIKLAEKIKEEAEAAGYSDRMVKLYFELGDQYRRNQLETALFFYERALQISTELNSKNLVAESYSNIAYVYNKQSAYEKSLSILEKALKLTDEIQDNKIRSKCFSQIGEIHYYKGAIDQTLHYYLEALKLDEESGDPREISKSFNNIGTVYYRIHDFEKAEEYFSKALEIKLTLPDKAGLAFSYNNLGAINYIQKKYDKALEYYQKSLKIRKKLNDVRGSISCYSNIGGVYFDLDKPEEALNWFNRAYEFSLQLNDKHNAALVVGNISGVYLKIGQYNEAVKSAEIELKLAQELGELPLQNSAYRILFMAYEKKADFKKAFEYHKKFKEISDEIYNNDSEKKISEMKSRFDLEKKEKEAEIYKLKNVELAQANKLVQKKNRELEGYKNHLLLVNQILRHDIANDLSVIKSAARLYKNKSETDMLIEIEKRVNKSLDTINKQRNLENNLISKLRKFNLDEVWKKLVEDHPGIKFVINGSGEIFTDEAIFSVFENLVNNSLLHGKADVIDISVKPVDDHYEIRFADNGIGIPEEIKTKVFEKGFIFGDSGHTGIGLHIVKNTIERYNGKIFVEDNESQGAVFVIKLSKSQS; encoded by the coding sequence ATGAAATCAATTGCTGAAATAAGGCGGATTCTAAAATCTGATCAAATAGATATAGCTGAAAAGACCGATCTATACTTTCTGTTAGCAGCCCGATATTTTACTAATGATAATAAAAACTGCATAGAGCAGATTAAGAACTTTCTTAAAATGCAAAAAGAATGTGAGATTTCTTCTGAAAAGATAAAATTAGCAGAAAAGATCAAAGAAGAAGCTGAAGCAGCTGGATACTCAGACAGAATGGTTAAACTTTATTTTGAACTGGGTGATCAATATCGCAGAAATCAATTAGAAACAGCTCTATTCTTTTATGAAAGAGCATTGCAAATATCCACAGAATTGAATTCAAAAAATTTGGTAGCAGAAAGTTATAGTAATATTGCCTATGTTTACAACAAGCAGAGTGCTTATGAAAAATCATTGTCAATTCTTGAAAAAGCACTGAAATTAACTGATGAAATTCAGGATAACAAGATAAGGTCAAAATGTTTTTCACAGATTGGAGAAATTCATTATTATAAAGGCGCAATTGACCAAACATTACATTATTATCTTGAAGCCTTAAAATTGGATGAAGAATCAGGAGATCCACGGGAAATATCGAAAAGCTTCAATAATATCGGAACTGTTTACTACAGAATCCACGATTTTGAAAAAGCTGAGGAGTATTTTAGCAAAGCTCTGGAAATAAAACTCACTTTACCAGATAAAGCTGGATTAGCTTTTTCTTATAACAACCTGGGGGCAATAAATTATATCCAAAAAAAATATGATAAAGCTCTGGAGTATTATCAAAAATCACTTAAGATCAGAAAGAAGTTAAATGATGTGCGTGGTTCGATTTCTTGTTATAGTAATATTGGCGGAGTATATTTCGATTTGGATAAGCCTGAAGAAGCTCTGAACTGGTTCAATCGGGCCTACGAATTTTCTTTGCAGCTAAATGATAAGCACAACGCTGCTTTAGTAGTTGGAAATATTTCGGGTGTATACCTTAAAATCGGGCAATATAATGAAGCTGTAAAAAGTGCTGAAATAGAGTTGAAACTGGCTCAAGAATTAGGTGAGTTACCATTACAAAATTCCGCCTATCGGATTCTTTTTATGGCTTACGAGAAAAAAGCTGATTTCAAGAAGGCATTTGAATATCATAAAAAATTTAAAGAAATATCTGATGAGATCTATAATAATGATAGCGAGAAAAAGATTTCTGAAATGAAAAGTAGGTTCGATCTTGAAAAGAAAGAAAAAGAAGCTGAAATTTATAAACTGAAAAATGTAGAATTAGCTCAGGCAAATAAACTTGTTCAAAAAAAGAACAGAGAATTGGAAGGTTATAAAAATCATCTCCTGCTGGTTAATCAAATATTGCGACATGACATAGCTAATGATCTCTCAGTTATCAAAAGTGCAGCAAGACTCTACAAAAATAAATCAGAAACAGATATGTTAATTGAAATCGAAAAGAGAGTTAACAAAAGTTTGGATACCATAAATAAGCAGCGAAATCTTGAAAACAATTTAATTTCTAAACTAAGAAAATTTAATCTCGATGAAGTTTGGAAAAAATTGGTGGAAGATCATCCTGGAATTAAATTTGTTATCAATGGAAGTGGAGAGATTTTTACTGATGAAGCTATCTTTTCCGTTTTTGAAAACTTAGTCAATAACTCCCTTCTGCATGGTAAAGCTGATGTTATAGATATTAGTGTTAAACCTGTTGATGATCATTACGAAATTCGCTTTGCAGATAACGGAATCGGGATACCAGAAGAAATCAAAACAAAGGTTTTTGAAAAAGGATTTATTTTTGGTGATTCTGGACATACCGGCATTGGTTTGCATATTGTCAAAAATACGATCGAAAGATACAATGGAAAGATTTTTGTAGAAGATAATGAATCTCAGGGTGCTGTTTTTGTGATTAAATTAAGTAAATCGCAAAGTTAA
- a CDS encoding nucleoside deaminase has translation MIEAAIRNGNKFLQDCTLYVTVEPCLICAGLIIWSRIGKVVFGSYDEKAGAVGSIYNALLDKSFNHNPKVISGVLSDECKTLIKFFFKTRR, from the coding sequence GTGATCGAAGCAGCGATAAGAAATGGAAATAAATTCCTGCAGGATTGCACTTTGTATGTAACGGTTGAACCTTGCCTGATCTGCGCTGGCTTGATAATCTGGAGTCGAATTGGGAAAGTCGTTTTTGGCAGTTACGATGAAAAAGCCGGAGCTGTTGGATCAATTTATAATGCACTTCTAGATAAAAGTTTTAATCATAATCCCAAAGTAATTTCCGGAGTTTTATCAGATGAATGTAAAACTCTTATCAAATTTTTTTTTAAAACAAGACGCTGA
- the tadA gene encoding tRNA adenosine(34) deaminase TadA yields MKSHEYWMQKALEEAKKAFAETEIPIGAALVRNNELIAANHNRTNQFNDPLAHAEKLVIEAAIRNGNKFLQDCTLYITVEPCLMCAGLIIWSRIGKVFFGCYDEKAGAVGSIYNALLDKSFNHNPEIVSGVLARECSEIITRFFKEKRN; encoded by the coding sequence ATGAAAAGTCATGAATATTGGATGCAGAAGGCTTTGGAAGAAGCAAAAAAAGCTTTTGCAGAAACTGAAATTCCCATCGGTGCAGCACTTGTAAGAAATAATGAACTGATCGCCGCAAATCATAATCGTACAAATCAATTTAATGACCCTCTTGCCCACGCTGAAAAGCTGGTGATCGAAGCAGCGATAAGAAATGGAAATAAATTCCTGCAGGATTGCACTTTGTATATAACGGTTGAACCTTGCCTGATGTGCGCTGGCTTGATAATCTGGAGTCGAATTGGGAAAGTCTTTTTTGGCTGTTACGATGAAAAAGCCGGAGCTGTTGGATCAATTTATAATGCACTTCTAGATAAAAGTTTTAATCATAATCCGGAAATTGTTTCGGGTGTTTTGGCGAGGGAATGTTCTGAAATAATAACGCGTTTTTTTAAAGAGAAGAGAAATTAA
- the hflC gene encoding protease modulator HflC: MTEVSKMKYKTLIIVAVVALIIIFNALYVIDERQQVIITQFGDPVGGTINSAGLHLKIPFIQKVHFFEKRILEWDGDAKQIPTSDKRYIWLDTFSRWQINDPLKFYETTRFETAAHSRLDDIISGTTRDVISSHKLLEIVRNSNRQLTFTEEFETSDLGDVIKETIHFGRRSIADSIFVLSKPLIAEYGIELIDVRIKRLNYNEDVQSKVFDRMISERQKIATKFRSEGEGKSSEILGRMKKDLDQIESQAYETAQNIKGEADASAINIYANAYNRDPGFYEFLKTLETYELTIDKKNTLIMTTDSDYYKFLKSSK; the protein is encoded by the coding sequence ATGACGGAGGTAAGTAAAATGAAATATAAAACACTAATAATCGTAGCTGTAGTTGCCCTGATAATCATTTTTAATGCATTGTATGTAATTGACGAAAGACAGCAGGTTATCATCACTCAATTCGGTGATCCAGTTGGTGGTACAATAAATTCTGCCGGCTTACATCTCAAGATTCCCTTTATTCAAAAAGTTCATTTTTTTGAAAAACGTATTCTGGAATGGGACGGCGATGCCAAACAAATTCCCACTTCCGATAAAAGATATATCTGGCTGGATACCTTCTCTCGCTGGCAAATAAATGATCCCTTGAAATTCTACGAAACAACTCGCTTTGAAACTGCCGCTCATAGTCGTCTGGATGATATTATCAGTGGTACCACGCGAGATGTTATCAGTTCACATAAGCTTCTGGAGATTGTGCGAAACTCCAATCGTCAACTCACCTTTACCGAAGAATTTGAAACCAGCGATCTGGGTGATGTGATCAAAGAAACTATCCACTTCGGAAGGCGTAGTATTGCCGATTCCATCTTTGTTTTATCCAAACCATTGATTGCTGAGTATGGCATCGAGTTGATTGATGTACGCATCAAACGCCTCAATTACAACGAGGATGTACAATCAAAAGTATTTGATAGAATGATCTCTGAACGCCAGAAGATCGCTACAAAATTTCGCTCGGAAGGCGAAGGAAAATCTTCTGAAATTCTGGGTAGAATGAAAAAAGACCTTGATCAGATCGAATCGCAAGCTTATGAAACTGCTCAGAACATCAAAGGTGAAGCAGATGCATCAGCTATAAATATTTATGCAAATGCTTACAATCGCGATCCCGGTTTCTATGAATTCCTGAAAACCCTGGAAACTTACGAACTCACTATCGACAAGAAAAATACGCTGATCATGACGACTGACAGCGATTACTATAAATTCTTGAAAAGTTCAAAATAA
- a CDS encoding aminotransferase class III-fold pyridoxal phosphate-dependent enzyme, whose amino-acid sequence MNELVQKLYEIRNYSGRRVTEGLSDEIIETFLDDKDLQKTINTAFQSHRSLQRDYSEELQMDEQDLCILLQKDYENFYPEKTRSPFVALSAFGPWIVTSHGGVLHDSAGYGMLGMGHSSSILLESMSKPWVMANVMTPQFSQKRFADLLKKEIGHTKDSCPFSKFICMNSGSEAVSVAARICDIQTKKIMEKAENRNKKVKQLSLQGGFHGRTYRAAKVSDSTGKIYRENLYSFSDIDDLIIVPPNDLTALKEIYKNAADNNIFIEAFYMEPVMGEGVSGLAITPEFYNLARRLTSEHGSMLIVDSIQAALRAQGVLSIIDYPGFENCEAPDCETYSKALNAGQYPLSVVALTKKFAELYVPGVYGNTMTTNPRALEVGCEVLENITPEIRKNIVEKGREFKTKLQQLADEYPEAIESVIGTGLIVNAELNKDKFPVVAENGFEYYLRTNGINMIHGGDNGIRFTPHFAITSKEIDLIISTIREGIIQLS is encoded by the coding sequence ATGAATGAACTGGTTCAAAAGTTGTATGAAATAAGAAACTATTCAGGCAGAAGAGTTACAGAAGGTTTATCGGATGAAATAATAGAGACATTCCTGGATGATAAAGATTTGCAAAAAACTATAAACACAGCTTTCCAAAGTCACAGATCACTTCAAAGGGATTATTCAGAAGAATTGCAGATGGATGAACAAGATTTATGTATCCTACTACAGAAAGATTATGAAAATTTTTATCCCGAGAAAACTCGTAGCCCATTTGTTGCTTTAAGTGCATTTGGTCCCTGGATTGTAACTTCTCACGGAGGTGTCCTTCATGATTCGGCCGGATATGGCATGCTGGGAATGGGACATTCATCATCTATCCTATTAGAATCAATGTCAAAACCCTGGGTAATGGCAAATGTGATGACTCCACAATTCAGCCAAAAACGTTTTGCTGATTTACTAAAAAAAGAGATTGGACACACGAAAGATAGTTGTCCTTTTTCCAAGTTTATCTGCATGAATAGTGGTTCGGAAGCTGTTAGTGTTGCTGCCAGGATTTGCGATATTCAAACAAAAAAAATTATGGAAAAAGCAGAAAACAGGAATAAAAAGGTTAAACAGCTTTCTTTGCAGGGAGGATTTCACGGTAGAACTTATCGAGCTGCCAAAGTATCAGATTCTACTGGAAAAATTTACCGGGAAAATCTCTATTCATTCTCTGATATTGATGATTTAATTATCGTTCCACCAAACGATCTAACAGCATTGAAAGAAATATATAAAAATGCTGCCGATAATAATATATTTATTGAAGCTTTTTATATGGAACCTGTTATGGGAGAAGGTGTTTCGGGATTGGCAATTACACCTGAATTTTATAATTTAGCGCGCAGGTTGACTTCTGAACATGGAAGTATGTTGATTGTAGATTCAATTCAGGCAGCTCTAAGAGCTCAGGGAGTTTTGAGTATAATTGATTATCCTGGTTTCGAAAATTGTGAAGCACCAGATTGTGAAACTTACTCAAAAGCTTTAAATGCTGGTCAATATCCACTTTCGGTAGTGGCACTAACAAAGAAATTTGCTGAGTTGTATGTTCCAGGAGTTTATGGAAACACCATGACGACAAATCCACGAGCTTTAGAAGTCGGCTGCGAAGTACTGGAAAATATTACTCCAGAAATCCGCAAAAATATTGTGGAAAAAGGCAGAGAATTTAAAACAAAATTACAACAACTGGCTGATGAATATCCTGAAGCTATCGAAAGTGTGATTGGTACGGGTTTGATCGTAAATGCTGAATTGAATAAAGATAAATTTCCTGTTGTTGCCGAAAATGGTTTTGAATATTATTTGAGAACAAATGGTATAAACATGATTCATGGTGGAGATAATGGAATAAGATTTACACCACATTTTGCTATTACCAGCAAAGAAATTGATTTGATTATCTCAACGATTCGGGAAGGCATTATTCAGCTTTCATAA
- the hflK gene encoding FtsH protease activity modulator HflK, giving the protein MADFEEIKASAKIPKIPKKRILTIVIIIAVAIFILTGLYTVNPEELGVIQRFGKYVVSTEPGLHFKIPFGVDKLTKVKVKEVFKEEFGFRTMRAGVKSQFSRRNFDVESVMLTGDLNIADVEWIIQYRIKDPVRYLFNVRNVEETIRDLTESVIREVVGDRSVDEVIVLNRKEIADEAEILLQKELNYYKAGVEVVTINLQNVNPPERVRPAFNEVNSAKQEKERIINQAWQKYNEIIPEARGKAKRTIEEAQGYAINRVNRANGDADRFMQMYNTYKNAKTVTRKRMYLETMQKILPNVEKVYIVDEEQKGLLPLLDLNDGGK; this is encoded by the coding sequence ATGGCTGATTTTGAAGAAATAAAAGCAAGTGCCAAAATTCCCAAAATTCCCAAAAAACGAATTCTAACCATCGTGATCATTATTGCTGTTGCTATTTTCATTTTAACAGGACTTTACACTGTCAATCCCGAAGAATTGGGTGTGATCCAGAGATTTGGGAAATATGTGGTTTCCACTGAACCCGGACTTCATTTTAAAATTCCGTTTGGAGTGGATAAACTTACCAAAGTAAAAGTGAAAGAAGTCTTCAAGGAAGAGTTTGGTTTCCGCACCATGCGAGCAGGTGTAAAATCACAATTTTCTCGTCGCAACTTCGATGTGGAATCTGTGATGCTTACCGGTGATTTGAATATCGCAGATGTGGAATGGATAATTCAATACCGCATCAAAGATCCGGTCAGATATCTCTTTAATGTGCGAAATGTGGAAGAAACTATTCGTGACCTGACCGAATCGGTAATACGTGAAGTGGTCGGAGATCGCAGTGTGGATGAAGTTATCGTTCTTAACAGAAAAGAAATTGCTGATGAAGCGGAAATTTTATTGCAAAAAGAATTGAACTACTATAAAGCAGGTGTCGAAGTAGTAACGATTAATCTGCAAAATGTAAATCCACCAGAACGTGTACGACCCGCTTTCAACGAAGTGAATTCTGCCAAACAGGAAAAGGAAAGGATCATCAATCAGGCCTGGCAGAAGTATAATGAAATAATTCCGGAAGCACGTGGTAAAGCCAAGCGAACCATCGAAGAAGCTCAAGGTTATGCCATCAATCGCGTGAACCGGGCAAATGGCGATGCTGACCGTTTTATGCAAATGTATAATACGTACAAAAATGCTAAAACTGTAACCAGAAAGCGCATGTATCTGGAAACAATGCAGAAAATCTTACCGAATGTAGAAAAGGTTTACATCGTTGATGAAGAGCAAAAAGGTTTGCTTCCACTATTGGACCTGAATGACGGAGGTAAGTAA